The window ATCGCGCCGTTGATGCGAATGAAATAGTAGCCGAGCGAGGCCTTCTTGAAGACTACCTTGTCGCCCGATTTGATCGGCGGGATCTTGCGTGGGGGATTGTTGATCTCCCACACCGCGCCTTCCACCGTGGTGAAGCGCCATGTGCTCTGCCCGCTCTGGCGACCGCTGGAGATGGTGGTCTCGAACAGGTCAGTGAGCTCTTCCTCGTCCTTGCCGTCGCCTCTCAGGATCGCGATGTCGGGCATGGTGATGCCGAACAGCTGGCGGCGGGTCTTGCGCACCTCCTCGCGGCTGACGACTTTCACATCGCCCGCATCGCTGGCCGAGACGATCGCGCCGACCTTGGCGTCATAGCAGGCGAGCCGCTCGGCCTCGTCGGTGATCGCACGGCAGGCCTTGAGCTGGGCGAGATAATCGGCGTCCTGCGCGGCAGCGGGAACGGGCGCGGCGAGGGTCAGCAGCCCCGCAGCTCCGGCGGTGCACAGCGCCGTCAGGCGGATGGTCGGCCTCAGTCTCGTCATCATGTCCTCTCCCTTGCTGCGCACCGCCGAAAGACGGATTTGCGCGCCTGCATTACGCCCTTGCGCAGCATTATTGCCAAACGGGGACGAGATAAAGCCGCACTGAAATCAGAGTGTCGCCAGAATGCAACAGTTCCTTCGCATCTCGAAACGCGTCGCATCGGCATGATTGCGATGAATGCATCGAATGACCTAGAGGAGCGCCATCCGGGCATCCGCCCGTGACTTTGGATAGCGTGCGCCGGATCTTTCGGCGTGCGTGCATCAAGGGGACAAAAATGACTCGTTTCAACAAGGCTTCGCTCCTCGCGGGCACGATCATGGCCGGTGCCATGTTCTCCGCGCCTGCCTATGCGCAGGACGCCGATGTGACCACCGCTGAACAGCCGGCTGAAGAGCAGGCGATCCTGGTCACCGGTTCGCGCATTCAGCGCACCGATCTCAACTCGACCAGCCCGGTCGCAGTCGTTTCGCCCGAAGAGTTCCGTCTGACCGGTGCGGTCAACGTCGAGCAGGTGCTGAACACGCTGCCGCAAATCCTTCCCGGTGTGACCGGCTTCTCGAACAACCCCGGCAACGGCGCCGTTACGCTGAACCTGCGTAACCTCGCTGCCACCCGCACCCTGGTGCTGGTCAACGGCCGCCGCTGGATGTTCTACGATACCAACCAGATCGTCGACCTCAACACCATCCCGCAGTTCCTGCTGGGCGGCGTTGAAGTGGTGACCGGCGGCGCCTCGGCCGTTTACGGTTCGGACGCTGTTGCCGGCGTCGTCAACTTCAAGCTGCGTGACATCGAAGGTCTCGAGCTCGGCGGCAGCTACTCGCTGACCGGCCGCGGCGATGCGGGCCGTTACCAGTTCAACGCTGCCATCGGTTCGTCGTTCGACGACGGCCGCGGCGCGGTGACGATGTTCGCCAACTACACCCGTCGTGAGGCGGTGTTCCAGGACGCGCGTGAATTCTCCGAGCGTGCAGGCGGCGACGGCTGTATCGTTCCGGGCAGCACCGGCCGCGGTGACATCGGTAGGCCGAACCCGACCGGCATCTCTGCTGCAACCTGCCTTGCACGCGCTGGTGAACTCGGCTTCATTCCGCAGGGTTCGGCGACCACGCCGACTGGCACCTTCACCGCAGGCGGCACCAGCTACATCTTCAACCCGAACGGTGGCGGTTCGCGGACCTTCCAGGATCCGGCTGACCTCTACAACTTCGCGCCGGACAACTACCTGCAGCTGCCGCAAGAGCGTTACCTGATCGGTGCCTATGGCCACTACGAGTTCTCCGATGGCATCGAAGCCTATTCGGAACTGTCGTTCGTGCGCAACAACGTCAGCCAGGAACTCGCGCCGACCCCGGCCGGGATTTCGGCTCCGCTGTTCGTCAACAGCCCGTTCTTCAATGATCAGACCCGCGCGCTGCTTAACCTGAACCCGGTGAGCACCACCGCTGGCCCGACCCTCGGGAACGCGCTGTACCGGCAGACTTCGGTCAGCTTCCGCTTCAACGACATCGGTTCGCGTAACTCGGAATTCAGCCGTGAGGCGTTCCGCGTGCTCGGCGGTGTCCGTGGCAGCATCACCGACAACATCAACTTCGATGCGTTCTACTCGTACTCGCGCACGACCAACACCAACATCCAGAAGGGCAACATCTCGTCCAGCCGTTTCCGTAACGCGCTGACCGTGGAATTCGTGCCCGGCAGCACCACCGAGATTCGCTGCCAGGATGCGGCGGCCCGTGCGGCCGGCTGTGTGCCGCTGAACATCTTCGGTAATGGTCTCGCCAGCCGGGCGGCGCTCAACTACCTCGCCATCCAGGCGACCAACATCACCACCTCGGAACTGAAGAACGCCGTGGCCTCGGTCAACGGTACCCTCTTCAACCTCGGCTTCGGTGCGGATGATGTCGGCTTCGCGGCCGGTGTCGAATACCGCAGCATGGGTTCGGAATTCATTCCCGACACCTTCCTGGCCTCGGGCGACGTGCTCGGCTTCAACGCCGGCCTGCCGACCACTGGTGGCTACAACGTGAAGGAAGTCTTCGGCGAAGTCCGCGTTCCGATCGTCGAGGATGGCTTCATCCACGCGCTCGAAGTCAACGGTGCGTTCCGTTATTCGGACTACTCGCTGGATCGCGTCGGCGGCAACTGGACCTACAACTTCGGCGGCGAATTCGCTCCGATCGAGGACATCCGCTTCCGCGGCCAGTACTCGCGTGCGGTTCGCGCTCCGAACGTGCAGGATCTGTTCGGCGGCGCCTCGACCGGCTTCCCGGGCGCGATCGATCCCTGTTCGGATCGTGGTCCGGCGTCGGATCGTACCGATGCTCTGCGTGCCTTCTGTATCGCTTCGGGCGTGCCGGCTGCGGCCGTTTTCACCCGCGGTGTGCAGCCGAACGCGCAGATCCAGGCCGACTTCGGCGGTAACCCGAACGTGGGCGAGGAAACCTCCGACACCTTCACCGTCGGTGCTGTCATCCGTCCGCGCTTCATTCCGCGTCTGAACGTCACGGTCGACTACTTCAACATCAAGGTTGAAGACACCATCGGCACTCGTCTGGGCGGGATGAACACCGCGCTTTCGATCTGCTTCAACACCGTGCGCAACGCTGCCGATCCGTCGTGCCAGATCTTCGCTGGCCGTCGTAACCCGACCACCGGTGCTCTGGGTCTGACCGTCGGTGGTCAGAACGCCTCGTTCGTGCAGGACAACGTGGGCAAGCTCGAAACCAGCGGTATCGACTTCCAGGTCGACTACACCCTGCCGCTGTTCAACGGCGAACTCGGCCTGTTCTACCTCGGCACCTACCTCGACAAGTTCCGCAACACCCCGGTGGCTGTGCTGCCGCTGCGCGAGAACATCACCGAAGGCACCTTCGGCCTCCCCGAGTACCGTCACAACATGCGTGTGACCTACACCCAGGGTCCGGCTCTGGTGTCGCTGCGTTGGCGCTACGAAGGTGCTACCGAAGACTTCCGCGTGCGGAACACCTTCGACGGCAACAACCGCGTGCCGAACGCTGCTCTGCCGCGTCCGAACATCAGCGCTTGGAACTACATCGATCTCGCTGTCGGCTTCGACATAGACGAGCGCATGACCATCAACGCTGGTGTGAACAACGTGTTCGACAAGCAGCCGCCGGTTCTCGGTTCGGCTGCCGAGCAGGCCAACACTCTGCCGAGCTTCTTCGACGTGCTCGGCCGCGACTTCTTCATGGGCGTGAACTTCCGGTTCTAATCCCTGCGGAAACGCGAAACGCAAAAGAAGGGCGGTGGACCGGAAGGTCCGCCGCCTTTTCTTTTGCCTGCAAGAAGTCGCAGCCGGGGCGAGGGCGCGTCCGACCTCGGGTTCGGTCTCAGATGTCGAGAGTGATGTCGTAGGCCACGGTCATGCGTGTGCCGCGATGGATCGGGCGGGTGCCATGGTACAGGGTGCTCGGGAACAGCGCGAGCGTCCCCTCGGCAGGCTTGATCGCATGGAGCGGGCCAAGCCCTTCAGCGAGGCCCGGCGGCGGATTACCGAGTTCAAGCCAGCCCGGCCCGCCCGGCGCATCGACTTCGTCCGGCACCAACCAGTAACTTGCCGAGGACAGCACCCCGCGTGGATGGATATGCGCGGCGTGGTGGCCCTGTCCCTCAAGCCGGATCGACCAGCTGCCAGTAATCGCCCAGCGCGCATCGCGGTGCGCCAGCAGCGGGTGACGGGGGTCAGCCTTGGGCAGGCCAGAGCGGTAGTCCTCCATCGCGGCAAAGAGCGCCGCCTCCAGCCGCGCCAGCTCCGGCTCCGCCCGGGCAAACAGCGCGCCCTTGGTCTGCGAGCCATCCTTGACCGACTGCCCGATCGGCATGGCCGAGTGGCGGTGAAGCTGATCGAGCAGCGCGGTGGTTTCGCTGCGTTCTTCTGCGGTGAGGGGCAGGGCGATCTGGCGCACCAGCCCCTCCTGCCCGTGCAGCCACGCATGGCGATCATCCCCGGTCATGCGCCATGCGAGATCGGTCAGCGCCCATGCCGCGACATCGCCCGGAGCCTCCGCCAGAACAGCCGCCAGCGCGGCCTCGGCCGCAAGCGGGTCGCCGAGCCGCAAGAGGTTGCGCCCGCGCGCGGTCATCCACTCGGAGGTCTGAAGTGCGGAGAAACTGTCGAGCACTGTCTGTGCTTCGCGCGCCTGTCCGGCTTCACCGAGAGAGACCGCCTCGGCCAGCGCCAGAGCCGGCTCATCGGGCCAGAGCCGGCGGGCGCGGGCGAGGGCGGCGGTGCTTTCCTCCGGCCGGTCAACGCCGTCCAGCGTCTCGGCCCAAGCGAGATATATCGATGGCGACGCACCCTGCGCCGCGGCAATCCCCTCGAAATGATCGGCAAAGCGCGCCCGGTCACCCGCGGCCCAGCGCAGTTCGGCATGGAGTTTGAGGCCATCTGTCCAGCCGGGAACATGCGTCACCAGCGTGGTGGTGCACTCCAGCGCCTCGCTGAGCCGACCGGCAATGGCGAGCGCCTGCGCGTAATCGAACAGCAAATTGGGGTCGCCGCGATTGAGGGTAAGCGCGGTTTCGAGATGGGGGATCGCTGCCGGATCATGGCGTTCAAGCGACAGGCGCGCGCGGCTGCGGGCGGTGCGCGGGTTTGCCGGATCGAGCGCCACGGCGCGTTCCATGCTGATGCTCGCCTCGGCCCAGCGCCGCGCTTGCCGCTGGCTATCGGCCCGCACCCGCCAATATCCGGCGTTGTTTGCCCCGTGGGGTTCGAGCGGGGCGAGCAGGGCCGCGGCACGGGCGTGCTGCTCCACCCGGCCGAGTGCGATTGCGGCGTTCACGCCCGCCTCGACCATGTCAGGCGCCAGCGCCAGCGCCCGCTCGAACAGCGCCAGCGCGCGGTCCGTCCGGCCAGCCTTGAAGTGGAAATTGCCCGCGCTGTTGGCCAGCCGCGCGTCATCGGGAAAGGCGGCGAGTGCCTGTACGAAGGCTGCCTCGGCCCCGCTGTCGTCGCCCTGCTGGGCGAGCTGGTTGGCCGCCATCGCGAGGGTTTGGGCGCTGCTCACTTGCTGCGCAGCCAGCCGGTCACCGACATGCGGCCCATCGGCGCGAAGGGCGGGACATAGCTGACGCAGTGCGGAGTCGGCACGCGGAACAGGTTTAGAGCGTTGAAGCGCGGGCGGAATCCCTCGACGACATCGCCGTCCTCGTCGAGGAACAGCAGATAGCCGCCCCAGTCGGGATGCCAGTCATCACGCGCGAGATTGAGCACATAGGCCACTTCCCAGCCTTCCGCGACGTGGCTGTCGATATGGCGTCCAAGATAGTGGCCGGGTGCATAGAGCGTCGCCTGCCCGTCGGCCTTGATCAGATCGAGACCGGTCACCGCGCAGGCGAGGCCGAGGAAATCGGGGGTGTTGATATGCTCCAGCAGCACCTCGTGCGGGCCGTCCGGGTCCCAGCCTTCCTTCAGCGCGTCGAGCATCGGGTAATGGGCAAAGCGGAAGCCGTATTCGCCGCGGGCGGAATGTTCCTCGGCGCTGCGCGAGGCGGCGGCGAGGGCCTGCTGGCCCTGGGCGCTGCGGGTTTCGGCGGCGCGGAAGCTGCGCGGCTTTGCGGTGCCGGCACCCACCGCCATGCCCCATGGCGTCCCGCGGGCGAGCACCATCTGAAGCTCGCGCGCGGTCTCGTCGGTCAGCACATTGCGGATCTGCACACGCCCGGTGGCGGCAAAGCGCGCCGCGTGCGCAGCGATGTCGAGTGCAGGGTTGAGTTCAAACAGGGTCTTCATCGCCGCTCCCGCTCGGTGCCTGCCACCCTGCCAGCGCCAAGGCAAGCATTCCTCCCGCCGCAGGACCATCATTTTGGCCGCTTGATTTGCGCAAGCGCCTTCAATAGTCGGGTTGCCGCAAGGCAAGTGGCGATCCGCAACTGATTGCCGGATACGCCCCATCCGAAGCCGGATTTCAAGGAGAGAGAGATGAGCACAGCCTATATCGTCGAAGCGGTTCGCACGGCCGGTGGCCGGCGCGGCGGGCGTCTGGCCGGGGTGCACCCGGTGGATCTGCTGGCCAAGTCGCTCGATGCCGTGGTCGAGCGGTCGGGCATCGATCCCAAGGCGATCGACGATGTGGTGACCGGCTGCGTCAGCCAGGCGGGCGAGCAGGCAATGCAGGTCGGGCGCATGGGCGTGC is drawn from Erythrobacter sp. and contains these coding sequences:
- a CDS encoding TonB-dependent receptor domain-containing protein, yielding MTRFNKASLLAGTIMAGAMFSAPAYAQDADVTTAEQPAEEQAILVTGSRIQRTDLNSTSPVAVVSPEEFRLTGAVNVEQVLNTLPQILPGVTGFSNNPGNGAVTLNLRNLAATRTLVLVNGRRWMFYDTNQIVDLNTIPQFLLGGVEVVTGGASAVYGSDAVAGVVNFKLRDIEGLELGGSYSLTGRGDAGRYQFNAAIGSSFDDGRGAVTMFANYTRREAVFQDAREFSERAGGDGCIVPGSTGRGDIGRPNPTGISAATCLARAGELGFIPQGSATTPTGTFTAGGTSYIFNPNGGGSRTFQDPADLYNFAPDNYLQLPQERYLIGAYGHYEFSDGIEAYSELSFVRNNVSQELAPTPAGISAPLFVNSPFFNDQTRALLNLNPVSTTAGPTLGNALYRQTSVSFRFNDIGSRNSEFSREAFRVLGGVRGSITDNINFDAFYSYSRTTNTNIQKGNISSSRFRNALTVEFVPGSTTEIRCQDAAARAAGCVPLNIFGNGLASRAALNYLAIQATNITTSELKNAVASVNGTLFNLGFGADDVGFAAGVEYRSMGSEFIPDTFLASGDVLGFNAGLPTTGGYNVKEVFGEVRVPIVEDGFIHALEVNGAFRYSDYSLDRVGGNWTYNFGGEFAPIEDIRFRGQYSRAVRAPNVQDLFGGASTGFPGAIDPCSDRGPASDRTDALRAFCIASGVPAAAVFTRGVQPNAQIQADFGGNPNVGEETSDTFTVGAVIRPRFIPRLNVTVDYFNIKVEDTIGTRLGGMNTALSICFNTVRNAADPSCQIFAGRRNPTTGALGLTVGGQNASFVQDNVGKLETSGIDFQVDYTLPLFNGELGLFYLGTYLDKFRNTPVAVLPLRENITEGTFGLPEYRHNMRVTYTQGPALVSLRWRYEGATEDFRVRNTFDGNNRVPNAALPRPNISAWNYIDLAVGFDIDERMTINAGVNNVFDKQPPVLGSAAEQANTLPSFFDVLGRDFFMGVNFRF
- a CDS encoding tetratricopeptide repeat protein, which encodes MSSAQTLAMAANQLAQQGDDSGAEAAFVQALAAFPDDARLANSAGNFHFKAGRTDRALALFERALALAPDMVEAGVNAAIALGRVEQHARAAALLAPLEPHGANNAGYWRVRADSQRQARRWAEASISMERAVALDPANPRTARSRARLSLERHDPAAIPHLETALTLNRGDPNLLFDYAQALAIAGRLSEALECTTTLVTHVPGWTDGLKLHAELRWAAGDRARFADHFEGIAAAQGASPSIYLAWAETLDGVDRPEESTAALARARRLWPDEPALALAEAVSLGEAGQAREAQTVLDSFSALQTSEWMTARGRNLLRLGDPLAAEAALAAVLAEAPGDVAAWALTDLAWRMTGDDRHAWLHGQEGLVRQIALPLTAEERSETTALLDQLHRHSAMPIGQSVKDGSQTKGALFARAEPELARLEAALFAAMEDYRSGLPKADPRHPLLAHRDARWAITGSWSIRLEGQGHHAAHIHPRGVLSSASYWLVPDEVDAPGGPGWLELGNPPPGLAEGLGPLHAIKPAEGTLALFPSTLYHGTRPIHRGTRMTVAYDITLDI
- a CDS encoding 2OG-Fe(II) oxygenase — encoded protein: MKTLFELNPALDIAAHAARFAATGRVQIRNVLTDETARELQMVLARGTPWGMAVGAGTAKPRSFRAAETRSAQGQQALAAASRSAEEHSARGEYGFRFAHYPMLDALKEGWDPDGPHEVLLEHINTPDFLGLACAVTGLDLIKADGQATLYAPGHYLGRHIDSHVAEGWEVAYVLNLARDDWHPDWGGYLLFLDEDGDVVEGFRPRFNALNLFRVPTPHCVSYVPPFAPMGRMSVTGWLRSK